The stretch of DNA TTTGATGATCGCCTGAATTTTTGGCAGCATACTACCGGCAGCAAAATGGCCCTCTTCGATATATTGTTTGGCTTTTGCAACAGTCATTTGATCCAGGAAAACCTGGTCGGGCGTATTGAAGTAAAGAGCCACTTTTTCAACAGCCGTGCTGATGACGAATAAATCTGCCCGAATGTTTGCAGCCAACAGCGCCGAACCAAAATCTTTGTCAATTACAGCTTCAACACCTGTAACCCGACCCGCTTCGTCCTCCACCACCGGGATCCCGCCGCCGCCGACCGCCACCACAATGATTCCAGCGCGAATCAGGGTCTCGATCACCTTAGCTTCAACGATGCGGGTGGGGATGGGTGAGGGAACCACACGCCGCCAGCCGCGGCCGGCATCTTCCACCACTGTCCAGCCCTCATTTTTGGCGCGTCGCTGTGCCTCTTCTTCATCCATAAAGGAGCCGATGGGCTTGGTGGGATTCTGAAAGGCAGGGTCATTTTTGTCGACAATGGTTTGCGTTACGACGGCTGCGGCATCTTTCTGCATGCCGCGGTCTTTAAACTCATTTTGGAGCGCGTTTTGGAACATATATCCAATTGCGCCCTGGGTATCAGCACCGCAGTAATCCAACGGGACTTCGTGCATTTCATGCCGGGCGAGTTCTGAACGCCGCAGGATAAAACCCACCTGTGGGCCGTTACCGTGCGTGATCACCACGTCCCAGCCTTTTTGAATCATATCCACGATGTGTTTCATCGTATCTTTGGCAGCCTCATACTGGTCCTGAACCGTTTGGTGCGCCTTATCTTTGATCAGCGCATTGCCGCCCACCGCAACGACTGCAATTCCTTGTCTTCCCATACGATTGATTGATCCTGTTCCGTTAATTATTTTAAAAATTACGCCATCGTCAACGCCATGACAGCCTTTTGCGCGTGCAGACGGTTCTCGGCTTCATCAAACACAACCGATTGCGGACCATCCAACACCTCATCCGTCACTTCAATGTTTCGGTCCGCTGGTAAAGGATGCATAAAGATGGCATCTTCTTTGGCTAAAGCCATTTTTCGCGCGTCGGTGATCCAGCTCTCGTATTTGTTGGTCACCCGGGTGATTTCTGCGGGATCAGTGATGTTAACCAGGGGACCCCAGGATTTGGCATAGACAATATCCGCATCTTTGAAACCCTCTTCCATGCTGTCAACAACATCAAAGCCGGTTTTGTACTTGCGAGCTTGTTCGCGCGCCTGATCCATAATTTCGGGCATCAGTTCAAACTCGGGTGGGTGAGCCAGAACCACATCCAGACCAAAGCGGGGCATCTGCAGAATCAGAGATTGCGGGACAGAAATGGGTTTTGAATAGGAGGAGGCATATGCCCACGAAACAACGATCTTCTTTCCGCGCAGATCGCGGCCTTTCTTCTCCCAAATGGTCATCAGGTCTGCTAAACATTGTGGCGGATGGTAAACGTCACATTGCATACTCAGCAAGGGCACGCGTGCTGCATTGGCGACCTCGTTGAGGTAGCGGTTGCCAATGCCCCAATCGCATTGACGGATGGCGATGCCGTCAAAATAACGACCCAGAATTTCGCCAATTTCCGTTGCCGTGTCGCCATGAGAGATCTGAGTGGTCTGCGATTCGATAAAAGCAGCATGACCTCCTAATTGAGCCATACCCGCTTCAAAACTGCAGCGCGTCCGGGTGCTGGTAAAGAAAAACAACAATCCCAGGACTTTGTCGCGCAGGTAGGCGTGCGGTTGACCGAGGGCACGTTTCCGCTTAAGATCGAATGCGACATCTAAAACGGTTTCAACTTCTTCTTTACTGAAGTCAAGGTCGCTGATTAAATCTCGTCCACGTAAATTTGTTTGCATTTAAGGCTCCTTTGTTTAAAAAATAGTGTTTTACAATTTATTTTATTTAGAAAAATCATTGTATTTCGAAACGTCCAATTTTCCTGACGATGTGCAGCTTGAAATAACCCGGGAGAAAATAGCTGTAAGAAAAGTCTACCGGGTGCCCTTCAACATCAAACAGCACACCCGACAACAGCAGCAAGGTATCTCCTCGCTGGATGTCCAGGGCTTTTGCCACTTCCGAATGTGCATGGACTGCACTGATCTCGGTTTTGGATTCCGACAAAGGTGGATTCACAAACCGATTCAGAAGATCAAGCATCGAGCCAGTAAATTGGTCTTCAATCGTTTTCAGAGTGATGACGTGGTCCGGTAAGATATCGATTAAATACGCCACCGGTGCGTGATCGGTGATAATCACACGTTTGACTTGTAAAATGGGCGCCCCCACCCGCAGATGCAATTTTTCAGCCTGCATCTCATCTGCCAGGGCATGCTTGATATCCAGGGCGCCCATCGTGACATTCAGACCAATTTTCTTTCCCAGCGTTTCGATGCTTTCCAGCACTTCAAGACCGGTTTCAATCACCCGGGTTGGTTTCTCAACAAAAGTTCCCAAGCCCTGCCTGCGCCGAAGGAAACCCTGGCTTTCAAAGGTGCGCATTGCCTCTCGCAAAGTCGCCCGAGAAACGCCCAACTCGCTCGCCAACTGGGGTTCTGACGGCAATTTCGTTCCCTTAGGAGAATTTTCAATCATCTCCCTCAGGTCGTTTTGCAAGCGGTGATATGTCGAAA from Brevefilum fermentans encodes:
- the arcC gene encoding carbamate kinase, translated to MGRQGIAVVAVGGNALIKDKAHQTVQDQYEAAKDTMKHIVDMIQKGWDVVITHGNGPQVGFILRRSELARHEMHEVPLDYCGADTQGAIGYMFQNALQNEFKDRGMQKDAAAVVTQTIVDKNDPAFQNPTKPIGSFMDEEEAQRRAKNEGWTVVEDAGRGWRRVVPSPIPTRIVEAKVIETLIRAGIIVVAVGGGGIPVVEDEAGRVTGVEAVIDKDFGSALLAANIRADLFVISTAVEKVALYFNTPDQVFLDQMTVAKAKQYIEEGHFAAGSMLPKIQAIIKFFDEGGKKALITDPKHISDALEGKTGTWIVP
- a CDS encoding ornithine carbamoyltransferase, yielding MQTNLRGRDLISDLDFSKEEVETVLDVAFDLKRKRALGQPHAYLRDKVLGLLFFFTSTRTRCSFEAGMAQLGGHAAFIESQTTQISHGDTATEIGEILGRYFDGIAIRQCDWGIGNRYLNEVANAARVPLLSMQCDVYHPPQCLADLMTIWEKKGRDLRGKKIVVSWAYASSYSKPISVPQSLILQMPRFGLDVVLAHPPEFELMPEIMDQAREQARKYKTGFDVVDSMEEGFKDADIVYAKSWGPLVNITDPAEITRVTNKYESWITDARKMALAKEDAIFMHPLPADRNIEVTDEVLDGPQSVVFDEAENRLHAQKAVMALTMA
- a CDS encoding GntR family transcriptional regulator translates to MQNDLREMIENSPKGTKLPSEPQLASELGVSRATLREAMRTFESQGFLRRRQGLGTFVEKPTRVIETGLEVLESIETLGKKIGLNVTMGALDIKHALADEMQAEKLHLRVGAPILQVKRVIITDHAPVAYLIDILPDHVITLKTIEDQFTGSMLDLLNRFVNPPLSESKTEISAVHAHSEVAKALDIQRGDTLLLLSGVLFDVEGHPVDFSYSYFLPGYFKLHIVRKIGRFEIQ